One stretch of Variovorax sp. 54 DNA includes these proteins:
- the rpmA gene encoding 50S ribosomal protein L27, which translates to MAQKKGGGSTRNGRDSKPKMLGVKAFGGELISAGSIIVRQRGTQFHPGVNVGVGKDHTLFALVDGHVSFGHKGALNKHMVNVTPAA; encoded by the coding sequence ATGGCACAGAAAAAAGGCGGCGGCTCAACGCGAAACGGGCGCGATTCCAAGCCCAAGATGCTCGGCGTGAAGGCCTTCGGCGGCGAACTGATCAGCGCAGGCTCGATCATCGTGCGCCAGCGCGGCACCCAGTTCCACCCCGGCGTCAATGTCGGCGTGGGCAAGGACCACACGCTCTTCGCCCTGGTCGACGGCCACGTGTCGTTCGGTCACAAGGGTGCGCTGAACAAGCACATGGTCAACGTGACGCCCGCGGCCTAA
- the rplU gene encoding 50S ribosomal protein L21 produces MYAVIKTGGKQYRVASGEKIKVEQIAADVGQEIVIDQVLAVGNGAEIKVGTPLVSGATVTVTVLSHGKHDKVGIFKMRRRKHYQKRQGHRQQFTELQIGAIAG; encoded by the coding sequence ATGTACGCGGTCATAAAAACCGGCGGCAAGCAATATCGCGTTGCTTCCGGCGAAAAAATTAAAGTAGAACAGATTGCTGCGGACGTAGGCCAGGAAATCGTGATCGACCAGGTTCTGGCTGTCGGAAACGGCGCTGAAATCAAGGTTGGCACGCCCCTGGTGTCCGGCGCAACGGTGACAGTCACGGTACTGTCGCACGGCAAGCACGACAAGGTCGGCATCTTCAAGATGCGCCGTCGCAAGCACTATCAAAAACGTCAAGGCCATCGCCAGCAGTTCACCGAACTGCAAATCGGCGCGATCGCCGGCTAA
- a CDS encoding prepilin peptidase, protein MLVSQGFDTALAGVLGLLVGSFLNVVIYRTPVMMYREWLSDAVANLMSSKDMPSLWSLVFGPKAVPPAGLEAAADKAAEALEKLPPFDLSRPASRCGACGHKIRWYQNIPVLSYLLLRGRCASCKTSISPRYPLVELITGALFALCAHRFGITPTGALWAAFGAVLICQFLIDFDTQFLPDALNYPLLWLGLIGAAMGWTGVNLSAAVWGAVFGYLSLWLVYHGYRLATGKEGMGHGDFKLLAALGAWLGADYLIAIILVSSVVGAVIGLTLRFAGKLAHKDIPIAFGPFLAGAGLICLVVGPAVVKQWIPFAFPFGALAL, encoded by the coding sequence ATGCTGGTGTCGCAAGGGTTCGACACCGCGCTGGCGGGTGTGCTGGGGCTATTGGTCGGCAGTTTCCTGAATGTGGTGATCTACCGCACCCCGGTCATGATGTACCGGGAGTGGCTGAGCGATGCGGTTGCCAACCTCATGTCGTCGAAGGACATGCCATCGCTTTGGTCGCTGGTCTTCGGCCCGAAGGCCGTGCCGCCCGCAGGTCTCGAAGCGGCCGCGGACAAGGCGGCCGAAGCCCTCGAGAAACTGCCACCTTTCGACCTGTCACGCCCTGCTTCGCGCTGCGGTGCCTGCGGTCACAAGATTCGCTGGTACCAGAACATCCCCGTGCTCAGCTACCTGCTGCTGCGTGGCCGATGCGCCAGCTGCAAGACCTCGATCAGTCCCCGCTACCCTCTTGTGGAGCTCATCACGGGCGCGCTGTTCGCTCTGTGCGCACATCGCTTCGGCATCACCCCCACCGGCGCGCTCTGGGCAGCTTTCGGCGCCGTGCTGATCTGCCAGTTCCTCATCGACTTCGACACCCAGTTCCTGCCCGATGCATTGAACTACCCACTGCTTTGGCTCGGCCTGATCGGCGCCGCCATGGGCTGGACGGGCGTCAACTTGAGCGCCGCGGTCTGGGGCGCCGTGTTCGGCTACCTGAGCCTGTGGCTTGTGTACCATGGCTATCGCCTGGCCACAGGCAAGGAAGGCATGGGACATGGGGACTTCAAACTGCTCGCCGCATTGGGTGCCTGGCTCGGCGCCGATTACCTCATCGCGATCATCCTCGTCTCCTCGGTGGTGGGCGCCGTGATCGGCCTCACGCTGCGCTTTGCCGGCAAGCTGGCCCACAAGGACATTCCCATCGCCTTCGGCCCCTTCCTGGCCGGTGCCGGCCTGATCTGCCTCGTGGTCGGTCCTGCCGTCGTGAAGCAGTGGATTCCTTTCGCTTTCCCTTTCGGGGCCCTGGCCCTTTGA
- the pilB gene encoding type IV-A pilus assembly ATPase PilB yields the protein MAAAEIPVKETTQIALPGLARALVSAGKLAAKSAEEIYQKSLSGRTSFIAELTGTGAVSAADLAHTLSSAFGAPLLDLDAIDHQRLPKDLLDPKLCHAYRIVVLSKRNNRLIVATADPSDQQAAEKIKFASQMGVDWVIAEYDKLSRMIEAAAVSAAESINSIVGAEFEFDDVTADTSGDANEQAIAEVEDAPVVRFLHKMLLDAVSMRASDIHFEPYEHHYRVRFRVDGELREIASPPTVIKDKLASRIKVISRLDISEKRVPQDGRMKLKIGPDRVIDFRVSTLPTLFGEKIVVRILDPSSARMGIDALGYDADEKERLLHAIGRPYGMVLVTGPTGSGKTVSLYTCLNLLNQPGVNIATAEDPSEINLPGVNQVNVNEKAGLTFAAALRAFLRQDPDIIMVGEIRDLETADISIKAAQTGHLVLSTLHTNDAPTTLTRMRNMGIAPFNIASSVILITAQRLARRLCMLCRAPIDIPREALLEAGFNEADINGTWKPYRPVGCAACSGGYKGRVGIYQVMPITEAIQEIILRDGSALDIANQSEAEGVRSLRQSGLRKVMQGLTSLEEVVACTNL from the coding sequence ATGGCCGCTGCCGAAATTCCCGTTAAAGAAACTACGCAGATCGCCCTTCCCGGCTTGGCGCGCGCCTTGGTGTCCGCCGGCAAGCTTGCAGCGAAATCAGCCGAAGAGATCTATCAGAAGTCGCTGAGCGGCCGCACCAGCTTCATCGCCGAGCTGACCGGCACCGGCGCCGTCTCTGCTGCAGACCTCGCCCACACCCTGTCGAGCGCTTTCGGCGCCCCACTGCTCGACCTCGATGCCATCGATCACCAGCGCCTGCCCAAGGACCTGCTCGATCCGAAGCTCTGCCATGCGTACCGCATCGTCGTTCTCAGCAAACGCAACAACCGCCTGATCGTCGCCACGGCCGACCCCTCGGACCAGCAGGCCGCAGAAAAGATCAAGTTCGCGTCGCAGATGGGCGTGGACTGGGTCATCGCGGAGTACGACAAGCTCTCGCGCATGATCGAGGCGGCCGCAGTCAGCGCGGCTGAATCCATCAACAGCATCGTCGGGGCCGAGTTCGAATTCGACGATGTCACGGCCGACACCTCGGGCGATGCCAACGAGCAAGCCATCGCCGAAGTCGAAGACGCACCCGTGGTGCGTTTCCTGCACAAGATGCTGCTCGACGCGGTCAGCATGCGGGCTTCGGACATTCACTTCGAGCCCTACGAGCACCACTACCGGGTGCGCTTTCGGGTCGACGGCGAGCTGCGCGAAATCGCCTCCCCGCCCACAGTCATCAAGGACAAGCTGGCCTCGCGCATCAAGGTCATTTCGCGGCTCGATATCTCGGAAAAGCGCGTGCCGCAAGACGGCCGCATGAAGCTCAAGATCGGTCCCGACCGCGTGATCGACTTCCGCGTGAGCACGCTGCCCACGCTGTTCGGCGAGAAGATCGTCGTGCGTATCCTGGACCCGAGCAGCGCGCGCATGGGCATCGATGCCCTGGGCTACGACGCCGACGAAAAGGAGCGGCTCCTCCACGCCATCGGCCGCCCCTACGGCATGGTGCTGGTGACCGGTCCCACGGGCTCGGGCAAGACCGTGTCGCTCTATACCTGCCTGAACCTGCTCAACCAGCCGGGCGTGAACATCGCGACGGCGGAAGACCCGTCGGAAATCAACCTGCCCGGCGTCAACCAGGTGAACGTCAACGAGAAGGCCGGCCTGACCTTCGCTGCCGCGCTGCGCGCCTTCCTGCGGCAGGATCCCGACATCATCATGGTCGGTGAAATCCGCGACCTCGAAACCGCCGACATCTCGATCAAGGCCGCGCAGACCGGCCACCTGGTGCTGTCGACGCTGCACACCAACGACGCCCCGACCACGCTCACGCGCATGCGCAACATGGGCATCGCGCCGTTCAACATCGCATCGAGCGTGATCCTGATCACCGCCCAACGCCTTGCGCGCCGACTGTGCATGCTGTGCCGCGCGCCAATCGATATTCCGCGCGAAGCCCTGCTCGAGGCCGGTTTCAACGAGGCAGACATCAACGGCACCTGGAAGCCATACCGCCCGGTCGGCTGCGCCGCCTGCAGCGGCGGCTACAAGGGCCGGGTCGGCATCTACCAGGTGATGCCGATCACGGAAGCCATCCAGGAAATCATCCTGCGCGACGGCAGCGCACTGGACATCGCGAACCAATCCGAAGCCGAAGGCGTGCGCTCGCTGCGCCAATCCGGCCTTCGCAAAGTCATGCAGGGCCTCACTTCGCTCGAAGAAGTCGTGGCCTGCACCAACCTATAA
- a CDS encoding proline--tRNA ligase: protein MKASRFFVSTLKEAPADAEVASHRLMMRAGMIKKLGTGIYTYMPMGLRVIRKVEAIVREEMNRAGAVELAMPVVQPAEFWQETGRFDKMGPELLRIKDRHDRDFVIQPTSEEVVTDIARQEIRSYKQLPKNFYQIQTKFRDERRPRFGLMRGREFIMKDAYSFDRDLDAAKASYQIMAQAYRNIFDRFGLRYRAVAADSGAIGGDLSEEFQVIAATGEDAIVYCPDSTYAANMEKAEALAPAGPRPAAANALEKTPTPGKSTCADVAELLGVPLATTVKSLVLATDVLDATGNIKGVQVWLLLLRGDHDMNEIKVSKLPGLDKGFRFATTAEIDEHFGCKPGYLGPLNLKKPVKLVADREAAVLADWITGANEVDFHMTGVNWGRDLPEPDLVADLRNVVAGDASPDGKGVLAIERGIEVGHVFVLGTKYSKDMNATYLDEGGKPQFLEMGCYGIGITRLPAAAIEQNHDERGIIWPDALAPFTVVVCPIGMDRSPEVKVAAEALYEALLAKGVDVLLDDRGERPGAMFADWELIGVPHRVVISDRGLKEGQLEYQGRRDAAATKVPAAGIADFIAGKLAA from the coding sequence ATGAAAGCTTCCCGATTTTTTGTTTCCACCCTGAAGGAAGCGCCCGCTGACGCCGAGGTCGCGAGCCATCGGCTCATGATGCGCGCCGGCATGATCAAGAAGCTCGGCACGGGCATCTACACGTACATGCCCATGGGCCTGCGCGTGATCCGCAAGGTCGAGGCCATCGTGCGCGAGGAAATGAACCGCGCCGGCGCCGTCGAGCTCGCGATGCCGGTGGTGCAGCCGGCCGAGTTCTGGCAGGAGACCGGTCGCTTCGACAAGATGGGCCCCGAGCTGCTGCGCATCAAGGACCGCCACGACCGCGACTTCGTGATCCAGCCGACCAGCGAAGAGGTGGTGACCGACATCGCGCGCCAGGAAATCCGCAGCTACAAGCAGCTGCCGAAGAATTTCTACCAGATCCAGACCAAGTTCCGTGACGAGCGCCGTCCGCGCTTCGGCCTGATGCGCGGGCGCGAGTTCATCATGAAGGACGCCTACAGCTTCGACCGCGACCTCGACGCGGCCAAGGCCAGCTACCAAATCATGGCGCAGGCCTACCGCAACATCTTCGACCGCTTCGGCCTGCGCTACCGCGCCGTCGCGGCCGACAGCGGCGCCATCGGCGGCGACCTGAGCGAAGAGTTCCAGGTGATCGCCGCCACCGGCGAAGACGCCATCGTCTACTGCCCCGACAGCACCTACGCGGCCAACATGGAAAAGGCCGAGGCGCTTGCCCCGGCCGGCCCGCGTCCCGCCGCCGCCAACGCGCTCGAGAAGACGCCCACGCCCGGCAAGAGCACCTGCGCCGACGTGGCCGAGTTGCTCGGCGTGCCGCTGGCGACCACGGTCAAATCGCTGGTGCTGGCCACCGACGTCCTCGACGCGACCGGCAACATCAAGGGCGTACAGGTCTGGCTGCTGCTGCTGCGCGGCGACCACGACATGAACGAGATCAAGGTCAGCAAGCTGCCGGGCCTCGACAAGGGCTTCCGCTTTGCCACCACCGCCGAGATCGACGAGCACTTCGGCTGCAAGCCGGGCTACCTCGGCCCGCTGAACCTCAAGAAGCCCGTCAAGCTCGTGGCCGACCGCGAGGCCGCCGTGCTGGCCGACTGGATCACCGGCGCCAACGAGGTCGATTTCCACATGACCGGCGTCAACTGGGGCCGCGACCTGCCCGAGCCCGACCTGGTGGCCGACCTGCGCAACGTGGTCGCCGGCGACGCCTCGCCCGACGGCAAGGGCGTGCTGGCCATCGAGCGCGGCATCGAAGTGGGCCACGTCTTCGTGCTCGGCACCAAGTACAGCAAGGACATGAACGCCACCTACCTCGACGAAGGCGGCAAGCCGCAGTTCCTCGAGATGGGTTGCTACGGCATCGGCATCACGCGCCTGCCGGCCGCTGCCATCGAACAGAACCACGACGAGCGCGGCATCATCTGGCCCGACGCGCTGGCGCCGTTCACCGTGGTGGTCTGCCCGATCGGCATGGACCGCAGTCCCGAGGTCAAGGTCGCGGCCGAAGCGCTCTACGAAGCGCTGCTGGCCAAGGGCGTCGACGTGCTGCTCGACGACCGCGGCGAGCGCCCCGGCGCGATGTTTGCCGACTGGGAACTGATCGGCGTGCCGCACCGCGTGGTCATCTCCGACCGCGGCCTCAAGGAAGGCCAGCTCGAGTACCAGGGCCGGCGCGACGCCGCGGCCACCAAGGTGCCTGCGGCCGGCATCGCCGACTTCATCGCCGGCAAGCTCGCGGCATGA
- the cgtA gene encoding Obg family GTPase CgtA yields MKFVDEAFIDIAAGDGGNGCVSFRHEKYKEFGGPNGGDGGRGGHVFAVADSNLNTLVDFRYSRRHEARRGEHGMGSDMFGAAGDDIVLRMPVGTIITDAETGEVLYEMLTEGEVVTIAKGGDGGFGNMRFKSAINRAPRQKTPGWPGEKKSLKLELKVLADVGLLGMPNAGKSTLISAISNARPRIADYPFTTLHPNLGVVRVGPEQSFVVADLPGLIEGASEGAGLGHLFLRHLQRTRLLLHVVDMAPFDDAVDPVAQAKAIVGELKKYDAALYDKPRWLVLNKLDMVPGDERAALVKDFVKRLRFKGPVFEISALTREGCEHLIKAVYQQVKAQQVAEHETVVVDPRFVPLPPEGN; encoded by the coding sequence ATGAAGTTCGTCGACGAAGCCTTCATCGACATCGCCGCGGGCGATGGCGGCAACGGCTGCGTGTCGTTCCGTCATGAGAAGTACAAAGAGTTCGGCGGCCCCAACGGCGGCGACGGCGGCCGTGGCGGCCACGTGTTCGCGGTGGCCGACTCGAATCTCAACACCCTGGTCGATTTCCGCTACTCGCGCCGGCACGAAGCCAGGCGCGGCGAGCACGGCATGGGCTCCGACATGTTCGGCGCCGCGGGCGACGACATCGTGCTCAGGATGCCGGTCGGCACGATCATCACCGACGCCGAAACCGGCGAGGTTCTGTACGAGATGCTGACGGAAGGTGAGGTCGTCACGATCGCCAAGGGCGGTGACGGCGGTTTCGGCAACATGCGCTTCAAGAGCGCGATCAACCGTGCGCCGCGCCAGAAGACGCCCGGCTGGCCCGGTGAGAAGAAGAGCCTCAAGCTCGAGCTCAAGGTGCTGGCCGATGTGGGGCTGCTGGGCATGCCCAACGCGGGCAAGTCGACCCTGATCAGCGCCATCTCGAATGCCCGTCCCCGTATCGCGGACTACCCCTTCACCACACTGCACCCCAACCTGGGTGTGGTGCGCGTCGGTCCGGAGCAAAGCTTCGTGGTCGCCGACCTGCCCGGCCTGATCGAAGGTGCGTCCGAAGGCGCCGGCCTCGGTCACCTGTTCCTGCGGCACTTGCAGCGCACGCGCCTGCTGCTGCACGTGGTCGACATGGCGCCGTTCGACGATGCTGTTGACCCGGTCGCTCAGGCCAAGGCCATCGTGGGCGAGCTGAAGAAGTACGATGCCGCGCTCTACGACAAGCCGCGCTGGCTGGTGCTGAACAAGCTCGACATGGTGCCTGGCGACGAGCGCGCGGCACTGGTCAAGGACTTCGTCAAGCGCCTGCGCTTCAAGGGCCCGGTCTTCGAGATCTCGGCGCTCACGCGTGAGGGTTGCGAGCACCTGATCAAGGCTGTGTACCAGCAGGTCAAGGCGCAGCAGGTGGCCGAGCACGAAACCGTCGTGGTCGATCCGCGCTTCGTTCCGCTGCCGCCCGAAGGAAACTGA
- a CDS encoding polyprenyl synthetase family protein yields MPVPAADTSPTATVLDLIAGDMVEVDRVIAQRLNTGVPLVSQVSQYIISAGGKRLRPALLLLMAGALGYTGDQRFNLAAVVEFIHTATLLHDDVVDESTLRRGRATANESFGNPASVLVGDFLYSRAFQMMLDANNMRIMQILAEATNVIAEGEVLQLMNMHNASLDEAAYLRVIRSKTAKLFEASTRLAAVLAGTTPEIEEACATYGQALGTAFQVIDDVLDYAGDAQETGKNVGDDLREGKTTLPLIFAMQRGTPEQSALVRAAIEAGDTAQLGKIVEIVRETGALEASRAAAAAEAERAIHALRDLPSNLHASGLLQLAAQLLERRA; encoded by the coding sequence TTGCCAGTTCCCGCCGCCGACACCTCCCCCACCGCCACCGTGCTGGACCTGATAGCCGGCGACATGGTCGAAGTCGACCGTGTGATCGCCCAACGCCTCAATACCGGCGTCCCGCTGGTCAGCCAGGTTTCGCAATACATCATCTCGGCGGGCGGCAAGCGGCTGCGGCCGGCACTGCTGCTGCTCATGGCAGGCGCACTCGGCTACACCGGCGACCAACGCTTCAATCTGGCGGCCGTGGTGGAGTTCATCCATACCGCCACCCTTTTGCATGACGACGTGGTCGACGAATCGACCTTGCGGCGTGGTCGCGCCACCGCCAACGAATCTTTCGGCAACCCCGCCAGCGTGCTGGTGGGCGACTTCCTGTACTCGCGCGCCTTCCAGATGATGTTGGATGCAAACAACATGCGCATCATGCAGATCCTCGCCGAAGCGACCAACGTGATCGCGGAAGGCGAAGTGCTGCAGCTGATGAACATGCACAACGCCTCGCTGGACGAAGCGGCGTACCTGCGCGTGATCCGCTCCAAGACCGCCAAGCTCTTCGAGGCGAGCACCCGGTTGGCGGCCGTGCTGGCCGGCACCACGCCCGAAATTGAAGAAGCCTGCGCCACTTACGGACAAGCGCTGGGCACCGCCTTCCAGGTGATCGACGATGTGCTCGACTACGCGGGCGACGCCCAGGAAACCGGGAAGAACGTCGGCGACGATCTGCGCGAAGGCAAGACCACCTTGCCGCTGATCTTCGCCATGCAACGCGGTACCCCCGAGCAGAGCGCCCTGGTGCGCGCTGCCATCGAGGCCGGCGACACCGCGCAGCTGGGGAAAATCGTCGAGATCGTTCGCGAAACCGGTGCCCTGGAAGCCTCGCGCGCAGCCGCAGCCGCAGAGGCCGAGCGTGCGATTCATGCATTGCGCGACCTTCCGTCGAATTTGCACGCTTCAGGTTTGCTACAATTAGCGGCTCAGTTGCTTGAGCGACGTGCCTGA
- a CDS encoding CNP1-like family protein — protein sequence MNLLPRTARLLLSRRHAERALVIACVSLLAACASRGYDTDNPDWAQAGMPPAPKSTEQDKEWEETAVPPPPAFSESRLLPITMPPYMTLKFGVDPNTIAITKDGIVRYVVVAQNRAGGAVNAFYEGVRCSTAEMKSYARYNNGAWQETKSPEWKRVKDMNSSYVPALASQGLCRGNAPRSSVNEMVQNIRNPLRELP from the coding sequence ATGAACCTCCTCCCAAGAACAGCGCGCCTTCTTCTTTCCCGACGCCACGCTGAGCGTGCGCTCGTCATCGCCTGCGTCAGCCTGCTGGCTGCCTGCGCCTCTCGCGGCTACGACACCGACAACCCCGACTGGGCCCAGGCCGGCATGCCACCCGCGCCCAAGAGCACGGAGCAGGACAAGGAGTGGGAAGAAACCGCGGTGCCGCCGCCGCCCGCCTTCAGCGAAAGCCGTCTGCTGCCGATCACGATGCCGCCCTACATGACGCTGAAGTTCGGCGTCGACCCGAACACGATCGCCATCACGAAGGATGGCATCGTGCGTTACGTGGTGGTGGCACAGAACCGGGCCGGAGGCGCCGTCAATGCGTTCTACGAAGGTGTGCGCTGCTCGACGGCAGAGATGAAGAGCTATGCCCGCTACAACAACGGCGCCTGGCAGGAAACCAAGTCGCCCGAGTGGAAGCGCGTGAAGGACATGAACTCCAGCTACGTGCCGGCGCTGGCATCCCAAGGCCTGTGCCGCGGCAACGCGCCGCGCAGCTCGGTCAACGAAATGGTTCAGAACATCCGCAATCCGCTGCGCGAACTGCCGTGA
- the proB gene encoding glutamate 5-kinase: MTSNSGSTALRDARRIVVKVGSSLVTNEGRGLDEAAIGEWCRQLAQLVRDGREVVMVSSGAIAEGMKRLGWKTRPHEIHELQAAAAVGQMGLAQMYETKLRENQIGSAQVLLTHADLADRERYLNARSTLVTLLRLGVVPVINENDTVVNDEIKFGDNDTLGALVANLVEADALIILTDQKGLYTADPRKDPDARFVHEAAAGDPALEAMAGGAGSSIGRGGMITKILAAKRAAGSGASTVIAWGREADALLRLTRGESIGTLLVAQTAKHQARKRWMADHLQLRGAVIVDAGAAAKVRGEGKSLLPIGMTGVSGEFSRGDVIAVRDVDGVELARGLANYSSMEARLLCRKPSAEFERLLGYAAEPEMVHRDNMVLMPG; the protein is encoded by the coding sequence ATGACCTCGAATTCCGGTTCCACTGCCTTGCGGGATGCCCGCCGTATCGTCGTCAAGGTGGGCTCCAGCCTCGTGACCAACGAGGGGCGCGGCCTCGATGAAGCCGCCATCGGCGAGTGGTGCCGGCAGCTGGCGCAGCTGGTGCGCGACGGGCGCGAGGTGGTCATGGTGTCGAGCGGCGCCATCGCCGAAGGCATGAAGCGCCTGGGCTGGAAGACCCGGCCGCACGAGATCCACGAACTGCAGGCCGCAGCGGCCGTCGGGCAGATGGGCCTGGCCCAGATGTACGAGACCAAGCTGCGTGAGAACCAGATCGGCAGCGCGCAAGTGCTTCTCACGCACGCCGACTTGGCTGACCGCGAACGCTACCTGAACGCGCGCTCGACCTTGGTCACGCTGCTGCGCTTGGGCGTGGTGCCGGTGATCAACGAAAACGACACCGTGGTCAACGACGAGATCAAGTTCGGCGACAACGACACGCTCGGCGCGCTGGTTGCCAACCTGGTCGAGGCCGATGCGCTGATCATCCTGACCGACCAGAAGGGCCTGTACACGGCCGACCCACGCAAGGACCCCGACGCCAGGTTTGTGCACGAAGCTGCCGCAGGCGACCCGGCGCTCGAAGCCATGGCCGGCGGTGCCGGCTCGAGCATCGGGCGGGGCGGCATGATCACCAAGATCCTCGCGGCCAAGCGCGCGGCGGGCTCCGGCGCCTCGACCGTCATTGCCTGGGGCCGCGAGGCCGACGCGCTGCTGCGGCTCACGCGCGGCGAATCCATCGGCACGCTGCTGGTGGCGCAGACCGCCAAGCACCAGGCGCGCAAGCGCTGGATGGCCGATCACCTGCAACTGCGCGGTGCCGTCATCGTCGATGCCGGCGCGGCCGCGAAGGTGCGCGGCGAAGGCAAGAGCCTGCTGCCGATCGGCATGACGGGTGTGTCGGGTGAGTTTTCGCGCGGCGACGTGATCGCGGTACGCGACGTCGACGGCGTCGAGCTGGCCCGCGGTCTGGCCAACTATTCGAGCATGGAGGCCCGGCTGCTGTGCCGCAAGCCGTCAGCCGAATTCGAACGGCTGCTGGGCTACGCGGCCGAGCCGGAGATGGTGCACCGCGACAACATGGTGCTGATGCCGGGTTGA
- a CDS encoding type II secretion system F family protein, translated as MATVAPSRSQVTHKEFVFEWEGKDRNGKLVRGELRAAGENQVQAALRRQGVLASKIKKRRMRSGKAIKPKDIAIFTRQLATMMKAGVPLLQSFDIVGRGNANASVAKLLNDIRSDVETGTSLSAAFRKFPKYFDNLYCNLVEAGEAAGILEDLLDRLATYMEKTEAIKSKIKSALMYPTSVVVVAFVVVAIIMIFVIPAFKQVFSSFGADLPAPTLIVMAISEFFVSYWWLIFGVIGGGIYFFLQAWKRNERVQKVMDRLLLRLPIFGTLIEKSCVARWTRTLATMFAAGVPLVEALDSVGGASGNSVYGDATAKIQQEVSTGTSLTTAMTNVNLFPSMVIQMTAIGEESGSIDHMLGKAADFYESEVDDMVAGLSSLMEPIIIVFLGVIIGGIVVSMYLPIFKLGQVV; from the coding sequence ATGGCAACAGTGGCACCCTCCCGCTCGCAGGTCACACACAAGGAATTCGTCTTCGAATGGGAAGGCAAGGACCGCAACGGCAAGCTGGTGCGCGGCGAGCTTCGCGCCGCCGGCGAGAACCAGGTGCAGGCGGCACTGCGCCGCCAGGGCGTGCTGGCGTCCAAGATCAAGAAGCGCCGCATGCGCTCGGGCAAGGCGATCAAGCCCAAGGACATCGCCATCTTCACGCGCCAGCTCGCGACCATGATGAAAGCCGGCGTGCCGCTGCTGCAGTCCTTCGACATCGTCGGCCGCGGCAACGCGAACGCAAGTGTCGCCAAGCTGCTGAACGACATCCGCAGCGACGTCGAAACCGGCACCTCGCTGTCGGCCGCCTTTCGCAAGTTTCCGAAGTACTTCGACAACCTCTACTGCAACCTGGTGGAAGCCGGCGAGGCGGCCGGTATTCTGGAAGATCTGCTCGACCGCCTGGCCACCTACATGGAGAAGACCGAGGCGATCAAGTCGAAGATCAAGTCGGCATTGATGTACCCGACCTCGGTGGTCGTCGTGGCCTTCGTGGTGGTGGCGATCATCATGATCTTCGTGATCCCAGCGTTCAAGCAGGTGTTCTCCTCCTTCGGCGCTGACCTGCCCGCGCCGACGCTGATCGTGATGGCGATCAGCGAGTTTTTTGTTTCCTATTGGTGGCTGATCTTCGGCGTGATCGGTGGCGGCATCTACTTCTTCCTGCAAGCCTGGAAACGCAACGAGCGCGTCCAGAAGGTCATGGACCGCCTGCTGCTGCGCCTCCCCATCTTCGGCACGCTGATCGAGAAATCCTGCGTGGCGCGCTGGACCCGTACGCTCGCCACCATGTTCGCAGCCGGCGTGCCGCTGGTCGAGGCCCTCGACTCCGTGGGCGGTGCCTCGGGCAACTCGGTGTACGGCGATGCCACCGCCAAGATCCAGCAGGAAGTCTCGACCGGCACCAGCCTGACGACCGCCATGACCAACGTCAACCTGTTCCCGTCGATGGTGATCCAGATGACCGCCATCGGCGAGGAGTCGGGGTCAATCGACCACATGCTCGGCAAGGCCGCCGACTTCTATGAATCGGAAGTCGACGACATGGTCGCCGGTCTTTCCAGCCTGATGGAACCCATCATCATCGTGTTCCTCGGCGTCATCATCGGTGGCATCGTGGTGTCGATGTACCTGCCTATCTTCAAGCTCGGCCAGGTCGTCTGA
- a CDS encoding RNA pyrophosphohydrolase — MLDRDGFRPNVGIILLNQRNQVFWGKRIRTHSWQFPQGGIDRGESPEQAMFRELHEEVGLHPEHVRIVARTRDWLRYEVPDRFIRRDARGHYKGQKQIWYLLQLVGHDWDLNLRATDHPEFDAWRWHDYWVPLDVVVEFKRGVYEMALTELARYLPRQDFRNRFLRSNVRAREFERHTLDHGAPAGLDLPPGGSFDPHPDLPSASDEPPPKNSAPSSFPTPR, encoded by the coding sequence ATGCTCGACCGGGACGGCTTCAGGCCCAACGTCGGCATCATCCTGCTCAACCAGAGAAACCAGGTTTTCTGGGGCAAGCGCATACGCACGCATTCCTGGCAGTTTCCGCAAGGCGGCATCGACCGTGGCGAAAGTCCCGAGCAAGCCATGTTCCGGGAACTGCACGAGGAAGTCGGGCTCCATCCGGAGCATGTGCGCATCGTGGCCCGTACCCGCGACTGGTTGCGCTACGAGGTGCCGGATCGGTTCATCCGCCGTGACGCACGGGGCCACTACAAAGGCCAGAAGCAGATCTGGTATCTGCTGCAACTTGTCGGCCACGACTGGGATCTCAACCTGCGTGCCACCGACCATCCCGAATTCGACGCTTGGCGCTGGCATGACTACTGGGTCCCGCTCGACGTGGTCGTCGAGTTCAAGCGCGGCGTCTACGAGATGGCGCTTACCGAGCTTGCTCGCTACCTGCCCCGGCAGGATTTCCGCAACCGCTTCCTGCGCAGCAACGTGCGCGCCCGAGAATTCGAGCGCCACACGCTGGACCATGGAGCACCTGCGGGCCTCGACCTGCCGCCCGGCGGCAGCTTCGATCCGCATCCCGACCTTCCTTCTGCGAGCGATGAACCTCCTCCCAAGAACAGCGCGCCTTCTTCTTTCCCGACGCCACGCTGA